One Sulfurimonas crateris genomic window carries:
- a CDS encoding MATE family efflux transporter, which translates to MFSKLISRDTHKVFSIAIPAALKHLVDILQILVDMLMIGMVSVSALAAVGMSMQFMMIINVLMTLYVVGGNALISRFIGEGRKRRASALLYSLGIFAVVLSVFVTIAGYTGSEYIYALMGAQEDVVEQGALYFKIISLGIVVIFIDTLLYNALSAAGDTKNSLYIKLVSTAINAFLNYVLIFGHYGFEAMGIEGAAYATVISYCFNVVAYYILIKKPHSKLNIIPIIRVKDLIRVWHVGWSAALDRGISSMSFLVFVAIIAAYGTEELAGYQVALRIEGIAFMPGFGFSIAAMALVGQSLGAKNIGRAYNMGVISGRIAYIFMGSVGVFLILFPEFLVSFFTKDAATIAVASYYLILVGVAQIPLAIMFVYSGALRGAGATKTTLKVNVLSLWIFRVIPSYIAYKMGYGIIAIFVIMNIETLIKGLIYVYIYQKRSWLYTKV; encoded by the coding sequence ATTTTTTCAAAACTGATTTCGCGTGATACGCACAAGGTATTTTCTATCGCAATTCCTGCGGCACTAAAACATCTTGTAGATATTCTTCAGATCCTTGTAGATATGCTTATGATCGGTATGGTAAGCGTCTCCGCACTTGCCGCTGTTGGTATGAGCATGCAGTTTATGATGATCATAAACGTTCTTATGACACTTTATGTCGTTGGCGGAAATGCACTAATATCCCGTTTTATAGGAGAGGGGAGAAAAAGAAGGGCTTCGGCACTGCTCTACTCGCTTGGGATTTTTGCGGTAGTGCTCTCTGTTTTTGTCACGATCGCCGGCTATACAGGGAGTGAGTATATCTACGCACTTATGGGTGCGCAAGAGGATGTTGTAGAGCAGGGCGCACTATACTTTAAGATAATCTCTCTTGGAATAGTCGTTATATTTATCGACACACTTCTGTATAACGCGCTCTCGGCGGCGGGAGATACTAAAAACTCTCTATATATTAAGCTTGTATCCACTGCAATAAACGCATTTTTAAACTATGTCCTTATCTTCGGTCATTACGGCTTTGAGGCGATGGGGATAGAGGGGGCGGCGTATGCGACCGTAATATCTTACTGTTTTAACGTCGTTGCATATTACATCCTTATAAAAAAACCGCACTCAAAGCTCAATATCATCCCTATCATAAGAGTAAAAGATCTTATCAGGGTTTGGCATGTGGGATGGAGCGCGGCGCTTGACCGCGGAATCTCAAGCATGTCCTTTCTTGTTTTTGTAGCCATAATCGCCGCTTACGGAACAGAAGAGCTAGCAGGGTATCAGGTCGCTCTTCGTATAGAGGGAATTGCGTTTATGCCCGGTTTTGGTTTTTCTATAGCAGCAATGGCACTTGTGGGGCAGAGTCTGGGAGCAAAAAATATAGGTAGAGCCTACAATATGGGTGTAATAAGCGGACGAATAGCCTATATATTTATGGGAAGTGTGGGTGTTTTTCTTATTCTCTTTCCCGAGTTTCTGGTTAGCTTTTTTACAAAAGATGCAGCTACGATAGCAGTGGCTTCATACTACCTTATACTTGTAGGAGTTGCCCAGATACCGCTTGCGATAATGTTCGTCTATTCGGGGGCACTGCGTGGAGCAGGAGCTACAAAAACTACGCTAAAGGTCAATGTGCTTTCGCTTTGGATATTTAGAGTGATACCCTCATATATAGCCTATAAAATGGGTTACGGGATCATTGCTATTTTTGTGATAATGAATATTGAGACGCTTATAAAAGGGTTGATATATGTCTATATTTATCAAAAGAGGAGCTGGCTCTACACCAAGGTGTAG